A section of the Maylandia zebra isolate NMK-2024a linkage group LG8, Mzebra_GT3a, whole genome shotgun sequence genome encodes:
- the nog2 gene encoding noggin-2 codes for MGFSQTLFVYALVCVHLGVSQHYLRLRPSPSDHFRPSPSDHLPVPDLKEDPDPEYDPREQDLVERTLRKRLGSNFDPNFMSISPPMLVNFSAPDNQVKLQGPMPNDIKKLDLTETPYGKRLKVGKKARRKFLQWLWTYTHCPVVYTWKDLGVRFWPRYMKEGNCFSERSCSFPEGMSCKPVKSITKVFLRWYCQGFLKQKYCTWIQVQYPIISECKCSC; via the coding sequence ATGGGCTTCTCTCAAACGCTGTTCGTTTACGCGCTGGTTTGCGTTCACCTCGGAGTTTCCCAGCATTACCTTCGCCTCCGCCCTTCGCCCAGCGATCACTTCCGCCCTTCGCCCAGCGATCACCTCCCCGTGCCCGACCTGAAGGAGGACCCGGACCCGGAGTACGACCCCCGGGAGCAGGACTTGGTCGAGAGGACTCTGCGGAAAAGACTCGGCAGTAACTTTGACCCCAATTTCATGTCCATCAGCCCCCCCATGCTGGTGAACTTCTCCGCGCCAGATAACCAGGTGAAGCTGCAGGGGCCCATGCCCAACGATATTAAAAAGCTGGACCTCACAGAGACCCCCTATGGAAAGCGGCTAAAAGTGGGCAAGAAAGCCCGTAGGAAATTCCTGCAGTGGCTGTGGACCTATACGCACTGCCCGGTTGTGTACACCTGGAAAGATTTGGGTGTGAGGTTCTGGCCACGTTACATGAAAGAGGGAAACTGTTTCTCTGAGCGCTCGTGCTCCTTCCCCGAGGGGATGTCTTGCAAACCCGTCAAGTCAATCACCAAGGTTTTCCTCCGGTGGTATTGTCAAggctttctaaaacagaaatACTGTACGTGGATACAGGTGCAATACCCAATCATCTCAGAGTGCAAGTGTTCGTGCTGA